In a single window of the Arachis hypogaea cultivar Tifrunner chromosome 6, arahy.Tifrunner.gnm2.J5K5, whole genome shotgun sequence genome:
- the LOC140173619 gene encoding uncharacterized protein — MAMIYVSDSDRTTLGSQPTLKSVLVSKEIVHKPKLGLAKWIVDACIPFNAIQSPYFQPALDGIAAIGPDFKGPSYDEMRVHLLADLKREFYCPAGMSFVKTADSSDVIKTVNALFNLFANVIEWVGPSNIVHVVTNNAANYLAKSANGKIVSSIVLDSKFWQDCVTTVKIISSLIKLLRLVDADEKFSLEIVYESMQRGKNAIKTMFRNRKAAYTSYTSILKMRWDKHLKRDLHAAVYFLNSGIFYSEGFVEKANILRSLLNLFDVETLCDDSVVAMQEIQRYRDCKKKFGRESAKRATSRLKPVCLLHQTSSSSGCERNWSLFEQIHSKRRNRLKHQRLSDIVYVTYNLRLQSRLHRKKRNYDSLDIQSIDTVDFLVMTDEDDPKFTNGDVEGIESLIYTDNAMPSYSNNGGDIEVEVDMSDVVIESSNTSFGGISEDAGFELHVYDGDIGTLNDDYDF; from the exons ATGGCGATGATCTACGTTTCAGACTCAGACAG GACTACGCTAGGATCTCAACCGACTTTgaaaagtgttttggttagtaaaGAAATTGTGCACAAGCCTAAGTTGGGACTTGCCAAATGGATCGTTGATGCATGTATTCCTTTCAATGCAATTCAATCACCTTACTTTCAACCTGCATTGGATGGTATTGCTGCAATTGGACCTGATTTCAAGGGACCGTCATATGATGAAATGAGAGTTCATTTGTTGGCCGATCTTAAGAGAGAGT TTTATTGTCCTGCTGGTATGTCATTTGTTAAGACTGCTGATTCTTCTGATGTGATAAAAACTGTCAATGCATTGTTTAATTTGTTTGCTAATGTTATTGAGTGGGTTGGGCCTAGTAACATTGTGCATGTGGTCACTAATAATGCTGCTAATTAT TTAGCCAAAAGTGCTAATGGAAAGATTGTTAGTTCAATTGTCTTGGATAGTAAGTTTTGGCAAGATTGTGTTACCACTGTGAAAATTATTAGTTCTCTTATTAAGTTGTTGAGGCTTGTTGATGCTGATGAAAAATTCTCTTTGGAAATCGTGTATGAAAGCATGCAAAGAGGCAAAAATGCTATCAAGACAATGTTTAGAAATCGAAAAGCTGCTTATACGTCATACACGAGTATCTTGAAAATGAGGTGGGACAAGCATTTGAAGCGTGATCTCCATGCGGCagtgtattttttaaattcaggCATTTTCTATAGTGAAGGTTTTGTTGAGAAAGCAAATATTTTGAGATCTTTACTTAATTTGTTTGATGTTGAAACACTTTGTGATGACTCAGTTGTCGCAATGCAAGAGATACAACGATATCgagattgtaaaaaaaaatttgggagAGAAAGTGCTAAGAGAGCAACATCAAGACTCAAACCTG tttgtcttcttcatcaaacctcTTCTTCATCTGGATGTGAGAGGAACTGGAGCCTTTTTGAACAAATCCATTCAAAGAGGAGGAACCGGTTAAAGCATCAAAGACTAAGTGACATTGTTTATGTCACCTATAACCTACGCCTTCAATCTAGGTTGCATCGAAAGAAGAGGAATTATGATTCACTTGACATTCAAAGCATTGACACGGTAGATTTTTTGGTAATGACAGATGAGGATGATCCTAAATTTACTAATGGAGATGTTGAAGGCATTGAAAGTTTAATATACACTGATAATGCTATGCCTTCGTATTCTAATA atGGAGGAGACATAGAAGTTGAAGTGGATATGTCTGATGTTGTAATTGAATCCTCAAATACTTCTTTTGGTGGTATTTCTGAAGATGCTGGCTTTGAATTACATGTTTATGATGGAGACATCGGAACACTTAATGATGATTATGACTTCTAA